Below is a genomic region from Persephonella hydrogeniphila.
TGAAAGGGAAGGTAAAACATTTATAGGTGGGTATATACCTTTTTGGTGGAGTGTTCTGTCTAAAACTATCTGTCCCTCTGTTATATAGCCGGTAAGATCAGGTATGGGATGTGTTATATCATCATCTGGCATTGTGAGTACAGGTATCTGGGTTATAGATCCTTCTTTTCCTTTCAAAATTCCTGCCCTTTCATATATCGTAGCGAGATCTGAATACATATATCCAGGATATCCTTTTCTGCTTGGGATTTCTCCCCTTTTAGACGATACATCCCTTAAAGCCTCACAGTAGTTAGTCATATCGTAAAGAATAATAACAACATCGTATCCTTTTTCAAAAGCAAGGAACTCTCCAAATGTAAGCGCTGACCTTACAAGGATTAAACTGTTTACTGGAGGTTCATCTGCAAGACTCATGAAAACAGCTGTTTTGGGAAAATTACCCCCTGAGATAATCTCATTTATCAAAAAATCTGCAGTTTCGTATCTTATGCCTATCGCTCCAAACACTGTTGCACTTTTTTCTTTAGAAGGTTTTATCTGCTTGACGATCTGGGCAACAAGCTCATCTGTAGGCACTCCTGATACAGCAAATATAGGAAGTTTCTGACCTTTTACGAGGGAGTTCAGACCGTCTATAGCTGATATACCTGTATGGACAAAATCTTTAGGATTCTCTCTTTTTGAAGGGTTGTAAGCATAACCTGATATTTCTAAAAACTGTTCAGGGATTATATCTCCAAGTCCATCAACAGGATTTCCTGTATAATTCATTATTCTCCCAAGCATAGATTCAGAGACAGGAATCTCAAAAGGTTTTTCTGTGAATACAACAGATATTTCTTCAGGTTTAAGGGAGTATGTTTGACCAAGAATTTCTATTAAGGTCAGCCTCTCATCTATGTATATAACTTTCCCGTTTAAGATATCTTTCTTTGTTTTTATTTTTACCCTTTCACCATATTTGACACCTTTTACAGTTTTGAAAAAAATAAGATTCCCAGAAAGTCTTGAAACTCCTTGATACTCTATTAACATCTTAATCTCCGTAGGTAGCGATAAGATTCTGGTAGGTTTCTACAAGTTTTTTTATCAGACTGTCGTACTTTTCAAGCTCATCATTTTTTACTGAGTATTTTGCCCTAACAAAATCCGTAATAACAGCCTGTTTTCTCAAAATAGAAACCGGAATTGCCTTTTCTCTGTGGGCTTTTTCCCATAAATCCCACATAGTTTTTAAAAACTGTGCCATCTTTATCTGTCTCTCAGGAGATGAGTAGGCATCAACAGGATCAAAGGCATTCTGCTGAAGAAATACTTCTTTTATCAGGTTTGCAGTCTCCACTACT
It encodes:
- a CDS encoding V-type ATP synthase subunit B; translated protein: MLIEYQGVSRLSGNLIFFKTVKGVKYGERVKIKTKKDILNGKVIYIDERLTLIEILGQTYSLKPEEISVVFTEKPFEIPVSESMLGRIMNYTGNPVDGLGDIIPEQFLEISGYAYNPSKRENPKDFVHTGISAIDGLNSLVKGQKLPIFAVSGVPTDELVAQIVKQIKPSKEKSATVFGAIGIRYETADFLINEIISGGNFPKTAVFMSLADEPPVNSLILVRSALTFGEFLAFEKGYDVVIILYDMTNYCEALRDVSSKRGEIPSRKGYPGYMYSDLATIYERAGILKGKEGSITQIPVLTMPDDDITHPIPDLTGYITEGQIVLDRTLHQKGIYPPINVLPSLSRLMNKGIQKVHQRWAHQLYSAYAKAKKIEMLASIVGESEISEVERLYLRFGRDFERYFVSQGRYEDRPLKKTLEIGWSLLKNLPVEELTRLKEEDIEEYILGEKNGKTS